The Desulfovibrio aminophilus genome contains the following window.
TGTGCAAGATGCTCCCCCTGACCCAGCGCGACCAGTCCAGCCAGTACTGCCTGCGCAAGGGACTGTTTCACAAGAACATCGACATCCACCTTCAGACCGAGCTGACCGCCCTGGAGGGCGATCCGGGCAAGTTTCACGCCACCCTGAGCCGCCGATCCACCTTCGTGGATCCGGAGCGCTGCGTGAGCTGCGGCAAGTGCGCCGAGGTCTGCCCGGTGCGGGTGCCCAACGAGTTCAACGCGGGCCTGAGCAAGCGGGCGGCCGTGTACCTGCCCGTGCCGCACAACATTCCCAACCACTATGTGGTGGACCTGGACAGCTGCCAGCGCTGCTGGCGCTGCCACGAGGCCTGCCCCACCGGGGCCATCGACTTCCGTTCGGTCCAGCGCGCCGAGTTCCACGTCCTGGCGGTCACGCCGGACGTGGCGGCCGGGGCGGAGCTGAGCCAATGGCTCCAGGACCTGGACTTCCCCACCCGCGTGGAGGGCACGGGCGAGGCCGCCGTGGATCGGCTCGGCGGCGGCGCGGAGTGCGGCCTGCTGCTGCTGGACCTGGATATGCCCGGCGGCGGGGCCGAGCGCGCCCTGCGACGCGCCCTGGAGCTGCGGCCCGGTCTGGCCGTGGTCCTGCTGGCCGCTCCCGGAAAGGAAGAGGCGACCCAGGCCCTGCTGAAGCTCGGCGCGCGCGACGTGCTGGCCAAGCCCCTGGCCCGGGAGAAGGCCGTGCCCTGGCTGGACAAGCTCTTCATGCGCCTAGCCTCGGATCGGACCCTGGAGCTGGAGGTGGGTGCGGTGATTCTGGCCGCCGGGTTCGAGTGTTTCGACCCGGCCTCGGCCCCGGCCGGATGCGCCGACATCCTGGCCTACGGCTCGCACCCGGGCGTGCTCACTTCCGTGGAGTTCGAGCGCCTGTGCAGCTCCACCGGCCCCACCGGCGGCCACATGGTCCGGCCCGGCGACGGCAAGCCCCTGCGCCGGATCGCCTGGCTCCAGTGCGTGGGCTCGCGGGATGTGAAGCGCAACGCGGACTTCTGCTCCTCCTTCTGCTGCATGATCTCCATCAAGGAGGCCATGCTGGCCAAGAAGCTGTCGGGCGGCGAGGCCGAGACGGTCATCTTCTACATGGACATGCGCACGCCGGGGCGGGACTACCAGCGCTACCGCGACGAAGCCGAGACCTCGGGCGGGGTGCGCTTCGTGCCCGCCAGGCCGCATACCCTGCTGCCCGGACCGGACGGCGACGTGCTCGTGGAATACTACGACTATTCCGGCGAACTGCGCTCGGAGGTCTTCGACGCCGTGGTCCTGGCCGTGGGAGCCAGGCCGCCCCGGTCCATGGAGCGCCTGGCCCAGGCCGCCGGGGTCGAGGTCAACGACTGGGGTTTCTGCGAGACCAAGCCCCTGGCCCCCAACCGCACGAGCCGCCTGGGCGTGTTCGCGGCCGGGGCCTTCGGGGAGCCCAAGGACATCCGCGACACCCTGATTCAGGCCGGCGCGGCGGCCATGGGCGCCTCGCGCATGATGCGGGTCTATCGCGGGCCGCGCGAGGAGTTGGTCGAGGAGGAGCCGGTCTACACCGACGTCTCCCGCCAGGAACCCCGGGTGCTCATGGCCCTGTGCACGTCCTGCCCGACCCTGGAGCGCCGGGCGGACATGGCCGAGTTGCGGCGGCGCATGGAAAGCCTGCCCGGCGTGGCCCGGGTCATGGAGGTGGGCTCGGCCTGCACGAGCCAGGGCTGGGAGGCGATCAGGAACGAGGCCGCCGAGCTGCACCCCAATCGGGTGCTCATCGGGGCCTGCCTGCCGTATGCCCATGTGCCGCGCCTGCGGGAGCTGGGCGAGGCCCTGGAGCTCAACCCGGCGCTCATGGACGTGGTGGACATCCACACCGCCGCCTTCGCGGGCGGCGACGATGACGTTTCGGCGCGGACCGCCGAGACGGCCTCGCTGCTGGCCATGGCCGAGGCCAAGCTCCTGGGCGCGGACCCCTCGCCCCTGCCGCAGGCCACGCCGGTCTCGCCCAACGCCCTGGTGGTGGGCGGCGGACTGGCGGGCATGACCGCGGCCATGGGCATCGCGGACCAGGGCTTCAAGGTCTTCCTGGTGGAGGAGGCCGAGGAACTGGGCGGCACGGCCATGAGCCTGCGCTACACCCTGGAGGGCGAGGACCCCGCGCGCTTCATGGGGGATCTCATCGAGCAGGTGGAGAAGAATCCGAACATCCGCGTGCTCAAGGATTCCCGGGTGGTGCTCTCGCGCGGCCGGGCCGGGCGGTTCGTGACCGTCATCGCCACCGGCGAGGGCGTGGCCCACACCCTGCACCACGGGGCCACCATCCTGGCCACCGGCGGCCGGGAGGCCCGGGTCTACGAATACGGCAACCGGGTGCACAAGTGCGTGCTGACCCAGCTGGAGCTGGAACAGCGCCTGGCCGACGGCGCGCTGGACGCCTCCGGGCTCGGCGGGGTGGCCATGATTCAGTGCTGGCGCTCGCGCGACGAGTCGCGGCGCTATTGCAGCCGGGTCTGCTGCCTGAGCGCGCTGAAGAACATCCTCATGCTCAAGCGCCGCAATCCCGGCCTGCCCATCTACGTCTTCTACCGCGACATCATGAGCACGGGCTTCTCGGAGCACTTCTACACCGAGGCCCGGCGCGCCGGGGCCGTGTTCGTCCGCTACACCCTGGCGAACAAGCCGCGCGTGGAGTTCGAGGACCAGAAGCCGGTGATCACCGCCCTGGACCCGGTCCTGGGCGGAGAGATCCAGGTGCGGCCGGACCTGCTCGTGCTCTCCAGCGGCGTGGAGCCCAACGACGCCGCCGAGGTGGCCGAGCTCTTCGGCGTGGGGCTGAACGAGGACGGCTTCTACCAGGAGGCCGAGACCAAGTGGCGGCCGGTGGACTTCCTCAAGCACGGCGTCTTCGCCTGCGGCCTGGCCCTGGGCCCGGCCACCATGCGCGACACGCTCCTCTCGTCCAAGGCCGCCGCCCAGAGGGCCGTGCGCATCCTGAACGAAAAGCGCCTCACCTGCGGCAACGTGGTGGCCGAGGTGCGCAACACGCTCTGCTCGCGCTGCGGCCGGTGCATTCCGGTCTGCCCGTATGGGGCGCGGTCCCTGGACCTGGAGAGCGACGCCATCGTGGTGGACGACCTGCTCTGCCAGGGCTGCGGCTCATGCATGGCGGTCTGTCCCAACAGCGCCACCGTGCTGCGCGGCTTCCGCGACGAGCAGGTCATGGCCGTGATCGACGCGGCCCTGGTCGGCCCGTCCCCGGCGGCGGCCGCGAACACCGGACGATGAAGGAGGTCGAGCCATGAACCAGCGGAGCGAAGCCGTCTCCCTGCCCGCCGCCGTGACCATCGCGGCCGACGCGGCCGCCCTGGCCGAGATCCAGGACATGGTCCGGGCCTGCATGCAGTGCGGAACCTGTTCCGCCTCCTGCCCCAACGCCCCGGCCATGGACCACACGCCCCGGAGCCTGTGGCGCATGCTCCTGCTGGGGCTCGTGGACGAGGTGCTGGAGAGCCGGACCTTCTGGCTCTGCTCGGCCTGCTACTCCTGCACGCTGCGCTGTCCGCGCGGCCTGCCCCTGACCGCGGCCATGGCCGCGCTGAAGCGCCTGGCCGCCTCCGACGGCCGGTCCGCGGACCGCAAGCGGGGCCTGTTCTACGAGGACTTCATGCGCAACGTGGAGAAGAACGGGCGGGTGCGCGAGACCGAGCTCATGCTCCATTATTTCCTGGACATGCGCGATCCGCTCCTGCCCCTGGAATACACCCCGCTCGGGCTGAAGCTCCTGCGCAAGGGCAAGCTGCACCTGGGCGGAAGCGGACAGCTGGGCCGTCTCGGCCCGCTCTTCGCCAAGGTCCGTGAAATGGAGGCCCGGCCATGAAGTACAGCTACTATCCCGGCTGCTCCCTGGAGAGCGGGGCGGTGGAGTACGACCTCTCCAGCCGCGAGGTGCTGCGCCTGCTCGGCGTGGAGTTGGCGGAAATCCCGGACTGGACCTGCTGCGGCGCGAGCGCCGTGGAACCCGTGAGCAGCCTGCTGACCCTGGCCCTGCCCGCCCGCAACCTGGCCCTGGCCGAACGCGAGGTCCCGGACGCGGACATGCTCGTGCCGTGCAGCGCCTGCTACCTGAACCATCTGCGCGTGGAGCGGGAGTGCGGCGCGGACCGCAAGCTCGCGGCCCGGGTCAACGAGGCCCTCTCCGCCGAGGGACTGAGCCGCTCCGGCACGGTGCGGGTCCGCCACCTCCTGGACGTGCTCTTCCGGGACGTGGGCCCGGAGCGGGTGGGCCAGGCCGTGGTCCGCCGCCTGGAAGGGCTGACCGCGGCTCCCTATTACGGCTGCCAAGTGTTGCGGCCCTATCCGCTGTTCGACGACCCGGAGCGTCCGGCCTCGATGACGCCCCTGCTCAAGGCCCTGGGCGTCGAGGTCCTGGACTGGGACATGGGCGGCCGCTGCTGCGGGGCCTCGCTCATGGCCACCAAGCGCGACGCGGCCCTGGCCCTGGTGTCCGCCATCCTGGACGCGGCCTCGGGGGCGGACCTCATCGTCACGGTCTGCCCCATGTGCCAGATGAACCTGGAGGCCTACCAGAAGGAGGCCATCCGCTCCGGCGGCAGGGGACGCCCGGTGTCGGTGCTCTATCTGCCTCAGCTCATGGGCCTGGCGCTGGGCCTTTCGGAAGACGACGTGCTTCTGGGCAAGAATCTGGCGGTCACGGACACGCTGCTCGGCAAGCTGCGCGCGCCCGAGGCCGCGGAGGTCTGAGGTCACGGAACCCCAACAGGAGGGTAAGGATATGTTCAAGGACATCCTTTTGGCGATCACGCCGTCGGAATTGTGTGACTGCGCGGCGGACGCGGCCTTCCACTTCGCGCAGCGGTTCGAATCCCGCCTGGTCGTGGTGCATGTCTGCGGCATGGTCCAGGGCTGGGGCGAGATGGAGTTCCTGGAGTCTTCCGGCGAGGTCGGCCGGATCAAGGCCTCGGTGGAGGAGTACTACAAGGACAAGCTGAAGGGCTTGGACAACTACGAGATCAAGGTGGTGCCCGGCGTGCCCCACGCCGAGATCCTGCGCATCGCCCGCAAGATGAACGCCGACCTCATCGTCATGGGGCCGCACACCAAGGAATACGCCGAGATGCGCGTCCGCCAGTGGGGCATGGCCGGCAGCACCCTGGAACAGGTGAGCCAGAAGGCCCGCTGCCCGGTCATGATCGTGGCCAAGTCCACGCCGTACGGCGAGCACAACTTCCTGAACATCGTCGCGGCCACGGACTTCTCCGAGCAGGCCGACTGCGCGGTCTTCTACGGCGGCCAGATCGCCCGGCACTACAAGGCGGGCCTCACGGTCTTCCACTGCGTGGACGCGGGCGAATCCGGGCGCGTCTCCCTGGGCCAGGAGGAGATCCGGCGCTCCATCGAGACGGCCAAGGCCAACCTGGAGGAGCGCTACGGGGACAAGCTCCGGGGCATCAAGGGCTGCTCCTTCGAGGCCTGGGAGGGCATGCCCGCCATGGAAATCCTGAAGCTGGCGCGGATGCGCGAGGCCGATCTCATCCTCATGGCCCACCACACCCGCGAGGCCGATCCCGAGAAGGCCTTCCTGGGCTCCACCGTGGTCCAGGTGGCCCTCAACTCCACCTGTCCGACCATGAGCGTGAACCGTCACTTCGACCTGCGCTGCGGCCTGATGTACGACCAGACCGGCGAAGTGGTCTCGGAAACCGGCATGGCCGCCGTCTAGGATCGGGGAGGACGACATGAGCGGTTTGATCAGGGTTCTGGTGGTGGACGACGACGCGCGTTTCGCCTCCAACATGGTCAAGCTTCTGGAAGCCTACGGCCTCCTCGCCGACACGGTGAACAGCGGCGAGGAGGCCCTGAAGAGCCTGGGCCGGGACGCCTACGACGTGGTGCTCCTGGACGTGCGCCTGCCGGGCCTCACCGGCACGGCCACCCTGGAGCACCTGGCCCAGGCCGGGGTCGAGGCCAGGATCATCGTGGTCACCGGGCACGCCTCGGCGGACGACGCGGCCGAGTTCCTCCGGCTGGGGGCCTTCGACTACCTGCTCAAGCCCTGCAAGACGGAGAAGCTCCTGGAGGTGATCCGCGGGGCCTGCGGGAGCAAGACCGGGGCGACGGTCGGCTAGCGACGCGCGGCCAAGGAGGGAACGCCATGGGAGAGACGATGACGATGCTGACGCCCAGGACCAGCGAATTCCTGGGCAAGGTCATGAACCTGATGCCGGAAGGCGGAAATCTGTCCATGTGCCTGACCTGCGGCGCCTGCTCCGCAGGCTGCCCCGCGACGGGTCTGCACGGCATGGACCCGCGCAAGTTCTTGAGGCTGTGCGCCCTGGGACAGGATGACATCGTGCTGTCCACCCCCTGGGTCTGGATGTGCACCATGTGCCAACGATGCGTTTACGCCTGCCCCATGCACATCGACATCCCGCGCCTGATCTATGAGGCCCGGGCGTCCTGGCCGCGGGAGAACCGGCCCAAGGGCATCCGGGGGTCCTGCGATCAGGCCCTGAACACCGAAGGCAACTCGGCCATGGGAGCGCGGAGCGAGGACTTCAAGTTCGTGGTCGAGGACATCCTGCAGGAGGTCAAGGAGTCGCAGCCGGGCTGGGAGGACCTTTCGGTCTCCTTCAACCGCCAGGGCGCGGAGTATTTCCTGAACCAGAACTCCCGCGAGCCCGTGACCGAGCCGGACGAGATGGTTCCGCTGTGGAAAATCCTGCACACGACGCAATGCGACTGGACATACGGCACGCTGGGCTGGGCCGCCGAGAACTATTGCATGTTCCTGGCCGACGACAAAGCCTGGGAAACCATCGTCCGCAACAAGATCCAGGCTGTGGAGGAGCTGGGATGCCGATATTGGCTGAACACGGAGTGAGGGCACGAGATGTACGCAATCCGGTCTGGATTGCAGAAGTTCGGCATCACTCCCAAGTTCGAGATCGAGAGCATCATCCGGCTCTATGCCCGCTGGATACGGGAAGGGAAGCTGAGGGTCAGTTCCGACTGGAACCGGGACCTGGGCGTGACCTTCACGGTCCAGGATCCGTGCCAGCTCGTGCGCAAGTCCTTCGGCGACCCGGTGGCCGAGGACCTGCGGTTCGTGGTCAAGTCCGTGGTCGGCGAGGAGCACTTCATCGACATGGCTCCGAACCGGTCCAACAACTATTGCTGCGGGGGCGGGGGCGGATATCTGCAATCCGGCTTCACCGCCGAGCGGCGGGCCTATGGGCAGAGGAAGCTCAAGCAGATACTGGACACCGGCGCGGACTACTGCATCGCTCCGTGCCACAACTGCCATTCGCAGATTCACGATCTCTCCGAGAATTCGGGCAAGCATTTCCCGGTGGTCCATCTCTGGACCCTGATCTGCCTGTCCATGGGCTGCCTCGGGGAGAACGAGCGCAGCTATCTGGGCGAAGACCTGGCCGGCGTGGGGTTGTGACGCGTTGCGGGGCGCGTCCGGCCTCCGGGCCGGGCGCCCCCGCGACGACGCCCCGCAACGAGTGAGGTTCGCCATGAGCACCGTCATTCCCGCCTCCCTGGATGAGGAAATCCGGCTGCATCTCGCCAAGTTCGATTTCAGCGCCTGCCTGGCCTGCGGGGCGTGCAGCAGCGGCTGCCCCACCAGCAACTCCCCGGACAACGAGGGCTGGAACATCCGCAAGGTGCTGCGCATGCTGGCCTACGGCATGGTGGACGAGGTCGTGGCCGCCAACTTCCCCTGGCTCTGCACGGGGTGCGGCCGTTGCGCCCTGGCCTGTCCAATGGGCCTGGACATCGTGCCGATCATGCTTCACATGAAGCATCTCCGCTCCCGCGACCAGGTGCCCGGCGTGCTCCAGAAGGGCATCGCGAACAACCTGGAGAGCGGCAACAACATGAGCATCCCCCGGGACGACTACCTGCTCGGCATGGCCGAGCTGGGACAGCAGCTTTCCGATGAAGACTGCCCGGGATTCTACGTGCCCGTGGATCACAACGACGCCGACATCCTGTTCTTTCCCAACTCCAAGGAGGTCTACGGCGACTTCGAGGACCAGTTCTGGTGGTGGAAGGTCTTCTATGCCGCGCACGAGAACTGGACCGTGCCTTCCGAGGGTTGGGAGGCCGTGGACTGGGCCCTGTTCACCGGCAACTACGACGGCATCAGGGCCCTGGCCGAGCGCAAGATCGAGTACATCCGGCGCTTCAACATCCGGCGCATGATCATGCCGGACTGCGGCGGCGGGTCCTACGGCTGCCGGACCGGCATGAAGCACTGCATCGAGCTGAACAAGGAGAACAAGGTCAATTTCATCTATCTCTATGAATACCTCAAGGAGATCATCGAGCAGGGGCGGATCACGCTGGACAAGAGGGTGCACGCGGGCAAGCGCTTCACTTGGCACGACTCCTGTAAACACGGCCGTGAACTGCTCAAGCACTATGGCCAGGCGTTTTTCGAGGAACCCCGCTGGATTCTCTCCCAGTGCGTGGACGAGTTCGTGGAGATGACGCCCAACCGCGAGGCGAACTATTGCTGCGGCGCGGGCGGCGGCAACTGGCCCGGCCCCTTCGAGAAGCAGTCGGCCTTCCACGGCCGCTACAAGGCCGAGCAGATCCGCCGCACCGGCGCGGACGTGGTGGTGGTCGGCTGCTCCAACTGCCGCGACCAGATCATGAAGCGCCTGCCCAAGTACTACAAGGATCTCAAGTACGAGGTGAAGTACATCTGGCAGGTGGTGGCCGAGGCCCTGGTCATCGAGCCCTGGGCCCAGGAGGCCGTGGATCGGGCGGCGGCCGCCGCCGCCGCCCAGTGGAAGGCCTTCGGCATCGAGCCGGAGTAGTGGGCGACGATTCTTCCTGTGACCCAAACGAAAAGGCTCCCAGGCGATCGCCTCGGAGCCTTTTCGTTTTCTGGTGGAGACGACCGGGATTGAACCGACGACCTATGCGTTGCGGAGCCATCGCTCTCCCCTCTGAGCGACGTCCCCATGAAGGAGAGATTTCATAGCCGCCTTTATGTCGGGCCCCAAACTCCAATTTCATTTTTTTGGGCGCGACCGCTCAAAGTCGGTCTGCCGCATGGCCAGGGCCAGGGGCTGGGCCTGGGGCTGGACGGCTATGGCCTGGGCCAGGAGGAACGGGCCCCGCGCCTGCTGCGCAAGGTGGAGCCGAAATATCCCCTGGCCGCGCGCAGGCGGCAGGTCACGGGCAAGGCGCTGGTCAAGTTCCTGGTGGACCCCGAGGGCCGCGTGCGGCGCCTGGACGTGGTCGAATCCCGGCCCAGGGGGGCGATCAGGCCGCCGTGGAGGCCGTGTCCGCCTGGGAGTTCAGCCCCGGCGTGCTGCGCGGTCGGAACGTGAGTGTCTGGATGCTCCTGCCGATCTCCTTCACGTTGCAGTG
Protein-coding sequences here:
- a CDS encoding FAD-dependent oxidoreductase; this translates as MKKEYGALVVGAGIGGIRAALDLAETGYKVALIDARPNLGGILTQLDLQFPTDRCGMCKMLPLTQRDQSSQYCLRKGLFHKNIDIHLQTELTALEGDPGKFHATLSRRSTFVDPERCVSCGKCAEVCPVRVPNEFNAGLSKRAAVYLPVPHNIPNHYVVDLDSCQRCWRCHEACPTGAIDFRSVQRAEFHVLAVTPDVAAGAELSQWLQDLDFPTRVEGTGEAAVDRLGGGAECGLLLLDLDMPGGGAERALRRALELRPGLAVVLLAAPGKEEATQALLKLGARDVLAKPLAREKAVPWLDKLFMRLASDRTLELEVGAVILAAGFECFDPASAPAGCADILAYGSHPGVLTSVEFERLCSSTGPTGGHMVRPGDGKPLRRIAWLQCVGSRDVKRNADFCSSFCCMISIKEAMLAKKLSGGEAETVIFYMDMRTPGRDYQRYRDEAETSGGVRFVPARPHTLLPGPDGDVLVEYYDYSGELRSEVFDAVVLAVGARPPRSMERLAQAAGVEVNDWGFCETKPLAPNRTSRLGVFAAGAFGEPKDIRDTLIQAGAAAMGASRMMRVYRGPREELVEEEPVYTDVSRQEPRVLMALCTSCPTLERRADMAELRRRMESLPGVARVMEVGSACTSQGWEAIRNEAAELHPNRVLIGACLPYAHVPRLRELGEALELNPALMDVVDIHTAAFAGGDDDVSARTAETASLLAMAEAKLLGADPSPLPQATPVSPNALVVGGGLAGMTAAMGIADQGFKVFLVEEAEELGGTAMSLRYTLEGEDPARFMGDLIEQVEKNPNIRVLKDSRVVLSRGRAGRFVTVIATGEGVAHTLHHGATILATGGREARVYEYGNRVHKCVLTQLELEQRLADGALDASGLGGVAMIQCWRSRDESRRYCSRVCCLSALKNILMLKRRNPGLPIYVFYRDIMSTGFSEHFYTEARRAGAVFVRYTLANKPRVEFEDQKPVITALDPVLGGEIQVRPDLLVLSSGVEPNDAAEVAELFGVGLNEDGFYQEAETKWRPVDFLKHGVFACGLALGPATMRDTLLSSKAAAQRAVRILNEKRLTCGNVVAEVRNTLCSRCGRCIPVCPYGARSLDLESDAIVVDDLLCQGCGSCMAVCPNSATVLRGFRDEQVMAVIDAALVGPSPAAAANTGR
- a CDS encoding 4Fe-4S dicluster domain-containing protein, with amino-acid sequence MNQRSEAVSLPAAVTIAADAAALAEIQDMVRACMQCGTCSASCPNAPAMDHTPRSLWRMLLLGLVDEVLESRTFWLCSACYSCTLRCPRGLPLTAAMAALKRLAASDGRSADRKRGLFYEDFMRNVEKNGRVRETELMLHYFLDMRDPLLPLEYTPLGLKLLRKGKLHLGGSGQLGRLGPLFAKVREMEARP
- a CDS encoding CoB--CoM heterodisulfide reductase iron-sulfur subunit B family protein — encoded protein: MKYSYYPGCSLESGAVEYDLSSREVLRLLGVELAEIPDWTCCGASAVEPVSSLLTLALPARNLALAEREVPDADMLVPCSACYLNHLRVERECGADRKLAARVNEALSAEGLSRSGTVRVRHLLDVLFRDVGPERVGQAVVRRLEGLTAAPYYGCQVLRPYPLFDDPERPASMTPLLKALGVEVLDWDMGGRCCGASLMATKRDAALALVSAILDAASGADLIVTVCPMCQMNLEAYQKEAIRSGGRGRPVSVLYLPQLMGLALGLSEDDVLLGKNLAVTDTLLGKLRAPEAAEV
- a CDS encoding universal stress protein, with amino-acid sequence MFKDILLAITPSELCDCAADAAFHFAQRFESRLVVVHVCGMVQGWGEMEFLESSGEVGRIKASVEEYYKDKLKGLDNYEIKVVPGVPHAEILRIARKMNADLIVMGPHTKEYAEMRVRQWGMAGSTLEQVSQKARCPVMIVAKSTPYGEHNFLNIVAATDFSEQADCAVFYGGQIARHYKAGLTVFHCVDAGESGRVSLGQEEIRRSIETAKANLEERYGDKLRGIKGCSFEAWEGMPAMEILKLARMREADLILMAHHTREADPEKAFLGSTVVQVALNSTCPTMSVNRHFDLRCGLMYDQTGEVVSETGMAAV
- a CDS encoding response regulator, with amino-acid sequence MSGLIRVLVVDDDARFASNMVKLLEAYGLLADTVNSGEEALKSLGRDAYDVVLLDVRLPGLTGTATLEHLAQAGVEARIIVVTGHASADDAAEFLRLGAFDYLLKPCKTEKLLEVIRGACGSKTGATVG
- a CDS encoding (Fe-S)-binding protein, whose product is MGETMTMLTPRTSEFLGKVMNLMPEGGNLSMCLTCGACSAGCPATGLHGMDPRKFLRLCALGQDDIVLSTPWVWMCTMCQRCVYACPMHIDIPRLIYEARASWPRENRPKGIRGSCDQALNTEGNSAMGARSEDFKFVVEDILQEVKESQPGWEDLSVSFNRQGAEYFLNQNSREPVTEPDEMVPLWKILHTTQCDWTYGTLGWAAENYCMFLADDKAWETIVRNKIQAVEELGCRYWLNTEUGHEMYAIRSGLQKFGITPKFEIESIIRLYARWIREGKLRVSSDWNRDLGVTFTVQDPCQLVRKSFGDPVAEDLRFVVKSVVGEEHFIDMAPNRSNNYCCGGGGGYLQSGFTAERRAYGQRKLKQILDTGADYCIAPCHNCHSQIHDLSENSGKHFPVVHLWTLICLSMGCLGENERSYLGEDLAGVGL
- a CDS encoding (Fe-S)-binding protein, which produces MSTVIPASLDEEIRLHLAKFDFSACLACGACSSGCPTSNSPDNEGWNIRKVLRMLAYGMVDEVVAANFPWLCTGCGRCALACPMGLDIVPIMLHMKHLRSRDQVPGVLQKGIANNLESGNNMSIPRDDYLLGMAELGQQLSDEDCPGFYVPVDHNDADILFFPNSKEVYGDFEDQFWWWKVFYAAHENWTVPSEGWEAVDWALFTGNYDGIRALAERKIEYIRRFNIRRMIMPDCGGGSYGCRTGMKHCIELNKENKVNFIYLYEYLKEIIEQGRITLDKRVHAGKRFTWHDSCKHGRELLKHYGQAFFEEPRWILSQCVDEFVEMTPNREANYCCGAGGGNWPGPFEKQSAFHGRYKAEQIRRTGADVVVVGCSNCRDQIMKRLPKYYKDLKYEVKYIWQVVAEALVIEPWAQEAVDRAAAAAAAQWKAFGIEPE
- a CDS encoding TonB family protein: MKERFHSRLYVGPQTPISFFWARPLKVGLPHGQGQGLGLGLDGYGLGQEERAPRLLRKVEPKYPLAARRRQVTGKALVKFLVDPEGRVRRLDVVESRPRGAIRPPWRPCPPGSSAPACCAVGT